The Polyodon spathula isolate WHYD16114869_AA chromosome 23, ASM1765450v1, whole genome shotgun sequence genome has a window encoding:
- the LOC121297736 gene encoding regulator of G-protein signaling 17-like isoform X2 yields MCFKTRHGYSPPDHFNAKIYTGPIPAERQPPMSRNETSPSRAPQAGNQRPNTCCFCWCCCCSCSWNEDENRPRKKPQETKLETIPNCEACTKPTAEEMRLWAQSFDKLMKNPAGRNVFREFLRTEYSEENMLFWLACEDLKKEVNKSVTEEKARMIYEDYISILSPKEVSLDSRVREVINRKMQDPTSHTFDDAQLQIYTLMHRDSYPRFLNSTLYKSMVQSTSRSSSES; encoded by the exons TATACAGGCCCTATACCGGCAGAGAGACAGCCTCCGATGTCGCGGAATGAGACCTCCCCAAGCAGGGCACCTCAGGCTGGCAACCAGCGACCCAACACCTGCTGCttctgctggtgctgctgctgcagctgttcatg GAATGAAGATGAGAACCGGCCACGAAAGAAGCCCCAGGAGACCAAACTGGAGACCATCCCAAACTGTGAAGCTTG CACCAAACCAACAGCGGAGGAAATGCGTCTTTGGGCACAGTCCTTCGACAAGCTGATGAAAAACCCGGCAGGAAGGAATGTCTTCAGGGAATTCTTACGAACTGAGTACAGTGAGGAGAACATGCTGTTTTGGTTGGCATGTGAAGACCTTAAAAAAGAAGTTAACAAATCAGTCACTGAAGAGAAAGCACGGATGATCTATGAGGACTATATTTCTATACTGTCACCCAAAGAG GTAAGCTTGGATTCCAGAGTTCGCGAAGTTATAAATAGGAAAATGCAGGACCCAACATCTCACACTTTTGATGATGCGCAGCTTCAGATCTACACGCTAATGCACAGGGACTCATATCCTAGGTTTCTGAACTCCACTTTATACAAATCTATGGTTCAGAGCACCTCACGCTCATCTTCGGAGTCATAG
- the LOC121297736 gene encoding regulator of G-protein signaling 17-like isoform X3: MSRNETSPSRAPQAGNQRPNTCCFCWCCCCSCSCLTVRNEDENRPRKKPQETKLETIPNCEACTKPTAEEMRLWAQSFDKLMKNPAGRNVFREFLRTEYSEENMLFWLACEDLKKEVNKSVTEEKARMIYEDYISILSPKEVSLDSRVREVINRKMQDPTSHTFDDAQLQIYTLMHRDSYPRFLNSTLYKSMVQSTSRSSSES; encoded by the exons ATGTCGCGGAATGAGACCTCCCCAAGCAGGGCACCTCAGGCTGGCAACCAGCGACCCAACACCTGCTGCttctgctggtgctgctgctgcagctgttcatg TCTTACTGTTAGGAATGAAGATGAGAACCGGCCACGAAAGAAGCCCCAGGAGACCAAACTGGAGACCATCCCAAACTGTGAAGCTTG CACCAAACCAACAGCGGAGGAAATGCGTCTTTGGGCACAGTCCTTCGACAAGCTGATGAAAAACCCGGCAGGAAGGAATGTCTTCAGGGAATTCTTACGAACTGAGTACAGTGAGGAGAACATGCTGTTTTGGTTGGCATGTGAAGACCTTAAAAAAGAAGTTAACAAATCAGTCACTGAAGAGAAAGCACGGATGATCTATGAGGACTATATTTCTATACTGTCACCCAAAGAG GTAAGCTTGGATTCCAGAGTTCGCGAAGTTATAAATAGGAAAATGCAGGACCCAACATCTCACACTTTTGATGATGCGCAGCTTCAGATCTACACGCTAATGCACAGGGACTCATATCCTAGGTTTCTGAACTCCACTTTATACAAATCTATGGTTCAGAGCACCTCACGCTCATCTTCGGAGTCATAG
- the LOC121297736 gene encoding regulator of G-protein signaling 17-like isoform X1, with amino-acid sequence MCFKTRHGYSPPDHFNAKIYTGPIPAERQPPMSRNETSPSRAPQAGNQRPNTCCFCWCCCCSCSCLTVRNEDENRPRKKPQETKLETIPNCEACTKPTAEEMRLWAQSFDKLMKNPAGRNVFREFLRTEYSEENMLFWLACEDLKKEVNKSVTEEKARMIYEDYISILSPKEVSLDSRVREVINRKMQDPTSHTFDDAQLQIYTLMHRDSYPRFLNSTLYKSMVQSTSRSSSES; translated from the exons TATACAGGCCCTATACCGGCAGAGAGACAGCCTCCGATGTCGCGGAATGAGACCTCCCCAAGCAGGGCACCTCAGGCTGGCAACCAGCGACCCAACACCTGCTGCttctgctggtgctgctgctgcagctgttcatg TCTTACTGTTAGGAATGAAGATGAGAACCGGCCACGAAAGAAGCCCCAGGAGACCAAACTGGAGACCATCCCAAACTGTGAAGCTTG CACCAAACCAACAGCGGAGGAAATGCGTCTTTGGGCACAGTCCTTCGACAAGCTGATGAAAAACCCGGCAGGAAGGAATGTCTTCAGGGAATTCTTACGAACTGAGTACAGTGAGGAGAACATGCTGTTTTGGTTGGCATGTGAAGACCTTAAAAAAGAAGTTAACAAATCAGTCACTGAAGAGAAAGCACGGATGATCTATGAGGACTATATTTCTATACTGTCACCCAAAGAG GTAAGCTTGGATTCCAGAGTTCGCGAAGTTATAAATAGGAAAATGCAGGACCCAACATCTCACACTTTTGATGATGCGCAGCTTCAGATCTACACGCTAATGCACAGGGACTCATATCCTAGGTTTCTGAACTCCACTTTATACAAATCTATGGTTCAGAGCACCTCACGCTCATCTTCGGAGTCATAG